From the Cucumis sativus cultivar 9930 chromosome 5, Cucumber_9930_V3, whole genome shotgun sequence genome, the window GCATTGATTATGGCAATCAAGGCCGAGTTACGGCGCTTGGCATCGTTGTTAATAGCGAGAAAAGCCGATCTACGGTGGCCCGAGAAGGTGGTTTGGAATAGGGGTGAAATGTGTGTAGAGGAAGAAGTTGCTGCCTATGTGAAATGTCATGAAATGGTGTCAATGACGTGGCAGAAATTGGTAGGAAAGTGGGTTAGGGTAAACGAAACAATTTATCTTGGGTTTCACTAGTTCAAATGGGCTTCAACgtattctaaataaaacattagaGGCCTATCATTTTGTAGGTGAAGTGGGTGGTGAGTTCCAAAAAtgggagagaagaaaaacgtGTCTGGAGGTGGGTCCTGGAAGCCCATGGCTGTTTTTAAGGAGGGTAAAGGTGTGCTGGCCCAAGATAACTGGCGTTTGGCACAACAATTTGATTATAGACCTAGCCTTCTAGAGAAGAAgaggttgaaaattaaacacttggtGTTGGTGATATGTAATGAGTTAACCATGACAACGTGtttggaaaaaggaaaattcaagaaCATTGGGCTGCCTTGTGGGCGGAAGGAAGATGATTCTGGACTATGGCCTGAATTCAATGGACCTTATTGGAGCCCAGAGTTTTTCAAAGCTTAAGGGgagaatttatttttcaacattgaagaGCAGAATGATGGGGATGgttagtaaattaaaaaaaaatggccaaTTTTGTGACCATGTTTTTAAAtacaccttgaggacaaggtgttttGAAGTGCAGGAtaatgttagatacctagattagtataggattaggggtataagggtacTTAGATATTTAGGCAGTTACTAGTAGTAGTAGTGgttataaataagaaattggTGAGTGAAGAAGGAGGACTAGGAGGTTGTTGAGTAGTTAGGTCTTGAGTAGTATTCTCAAGAGAGGGTGTTTCAAGTACCATAAACTTGGATCATATTGTAGTTCTTCATTAATTCTCAATATATTTCAGATTTTGATTCTTGTTAGAAAGTGGTGTTCTAACAGAATCCAGCATCTTGTTATGTGGAACTATAAATACAAAGATATTTGGTCCTTTGACATCATTCTGCTGTGTGTGTTTCTATGTGTATgtttaacaattttcaaactttgttgGTTCGGACCCTTGTCACACTTTGTACATGTTTACCAACTgatctaatttgtttttcctttttatattctGCTTACAAGTGAGTGGGAAATAATTTGCTGCCTGTAAGAAAACTGGAATTAAGGCTGGTTATGTACAAACAAAATCTTCAACCAGTTTTTCGTCCTTTAATATCTCAAATTTTTGGCGTCAATGTGCAGTCGCCTCTTTTGATCGGTTGCGATGTTCGAAACATGACCAAAGAAACTTCAGAAATTCTTATGAATAAGGAGGTGATTGCAGTAAACCAAGGTGAGGCTTATCTTTAATCCTTCTTTCATATCTCATTGTCTTGAGCTGAAGCTGTCTTTTCGTAGTTTGTTATCtttgtagtttttcttgtagttTCGGCCTTTGTGGTTTcgttttcttctttgtattgCCTTTGTGTATTCTTTCCTCTCATTGCCATAAAAGTTGGTTTAATcatattaaaagttatttaaataaaaatgagaatatCCACCAATAAAACTGTTGATCCAATTAATTGATCTATTCTCAACATTGATAGCAGTGATATTTTCTCTCGTATACATGGTCCATGATTAATTGTttccaaaacttaaaattgatCACTGAGATAACCTAGAATGTTTTAACTTAAACTATCTCGATAACAATTgccttttagttttttaaaaatgagcATGTTTTCTCATGCTTTCTTTACCACGATTTTCATTCAAGTATAATTCAGTGTTTTAAATACTActttttttagatttcaaaacttggtttagatttttttaaaaaatatctctaataaatagataacaaaacaaagcaaTCCATAGTTAAAACTAAACTTCAAATGGTTACCAAATGGGGCCTTAATTATTTGTCTATGGAGAGTGGACATAATgtattaaaacttattttatgcAGATCCTCTTGGGGTCCAGGGAAGGAAGGTTAAAGTTTTTGGAAAGGATGGTTGTCTTCAGGTATTCCAGTTTTTGCATCATCTTATAACCCATAAATATGGCAATATTTACTTATATTTGATGTCGAATAATGTCAAGTCAATAACTGGAAATATCTTTACCTTACAAACGTGCTGTCAGTGTTCAAATGAAAACTGAGAAGGCAAATTTGAActatttgagttttgttaCTGTTATGGTTTGTACATTATTAACTAACCAGTTCAGTTAGCTGAGTTAGGTGTAAATATTTCAGAATTTAAAGAGTTGTCCTACAGGTTTGGGCAGGTCCTCTATCTGGAAGCCGCTTGGCTGTTGTTCTTTGGAATCGATGCTCGGTTGCATCAACAATCACCACGGATTGGAACGCACTTGGGCTTAAACCTAACACCAGCGTCTCAGTAAGAGACTTGTGGCTGGTAAGGGATCTAATCACTTGAGAAAGAATTTTCCTACAAGTGATCACTGAATTTTTTATGTTGAGATTATACACGGACACTCTTTACTTTTGATGGATTTACAAGTAGGATGTTAGGTTATTACCTAACAAGAAAACTCAAGAACAACCAAGAACacaaatatattgaaagaCAGAAACATATAGTGCAATATCAATGAAGAAATTACAGTTTCATAGCTTTTGAGGAAGCTACGCTCTTCCAAATTCCAAAGTCACACATAGGAAATTCCTACCAAATTGATTCGCACTTTGTTCAATTGACTGACTATTTATTACCATAAGACCCTAACAAACTCACTAGCTAGCTACTAACATGTCCCTTACTAATGACCATAAAATAATCCTAATATCTCCCTAACTAGGAGTGTTACATAGGAGTAGTAGAAGCGTGTACAATGGACACGTGATAGAGCAACTGGCGTCTGACAAAACCCAACTTAATAATCTGGCCATGTTCTTCTCTAGTTTCTTTTCGTTAGGTAGGCGAGGAGATTCAATGGTTGGGTCATTTGATGCCTTCATTTTAGTTGCAATGAGCTCATAATCATACGGATAGTAgtgttaaatttgatagtacgaggttccatctcaaaaccaattggcaatgagaggagtagccTATCTATCTTATATGGAGTATGAGTCTCCTTGGTTTTTTCAACGTGGAactctcaacttctccaacaAGTAGCTAACCTATCTACACGtctttcaatttgttttttttaccaCCTAACCTATTTTGTGAACTAACTCAGTAACTTGATTTTTGCAGCACGAAGATGTTGCAGGAGATGCAATGTCATCATTTGGAGCAGAAGTCGACCCTCATGACTGCAAAATGTTCGTATTCACACCTGTAGCCACGTTCCGTGCTGAAATGTAAATTATCCATCCTCAACTGCTTCAAAGCTGGAAAGGATAGCAAACTCACAAGTGATCCTCCTATTTCAAGTATCATTGGTGATAGTTGATCCATCAGACTGAAGAAgttaataaatcaataattgGCTCGCCCCATTTGGCGCATTGTAGCTATTTTGTGCAAGTTGTATGGTTTCTGATGGTTCAACTTTGTAAAAGCACTAAACAATGTTTGTGAAAGTACTAAACTATGTGTTTGAATTAAGTACTGAAATGAAAAACAGGGTAAAGGGATTTCAGTTGCTGTGCCTTGGATGACAAAAGATCACTTGTAAagtatttgtttttgtgttcaatgttatttttctggtgttttaaatatgtttttataacTTACTAATCCTATTGAGCCTTTTCTTAAGtcatttaggaaaataaaatattcatttattgtaTGTATTGGTTTCTACAATTGTAAGAGGTCCTTTTCCCATACAAGAAGGCCTAAGTTTGTACataacatattaattaaaaataatgattttattgtttgtcATATTTCCTCTTCAATTGAACATTTTTCATAGTTTAAACCCACAGAGAGTtgtcttttttgttaaaattaatttcagtTTTGTTCACTACCATAGTTCCATCATATTgcctattcttcttctttcttcaatttatattcctcattatattataatgagataattaaaattgatgatagaagtttttcttttattgcaGAAAAATGAACCATTAAATTGACTAACAATATCTCTTTACAGTTTGTtcttaatgttttaaaattaacttgtAATCTTTTATCTGTTTTCAAGCCCTTTAAATATTCTGAttatcatattatatttagtaAAACACATTGATTGCTGAGTGTTAGGATACTTGTGATCTTTACTACTTTGATGAAGGTTCTTTTAGCTGTAAAACAGGGCAAGGTCATTGTAGTATCAattctcttttcattaaagaaaaaactgcaCTTTGGCATCATAGACTAAGACATCctagtttttcttatttaaaatatttgttctcAAATTTGTTCAAGGGAGTTGACTGTTCATCTTTTGGCTGTGaaagtttcattttctcaaactGTCATCTATccacatatttttcaaaacctttaaaagacttcaaaacttttttatttaatccaTATGATGTTTGAGGTCTTTCTAAAATTACAACCCACAGTTGAAAACGATGGTTTGTTACCTCTATTGATAATCGTACttgtttatttgattgaaaaaaacgaggagaaagatattttaaaacatgaaTACAATATTGAAATccaatttcaaactaaaatttatgttttatactTTGATAATGGGATTGAATACTTTAATAAGGTTTTTTGGTGAAACTTTTTAAAGACCAAAGGAATCTTTCATCTATGTCTACTTGGTGGGATATACTCGTCGACAAAATGGGATTgctgaaagaaaaaaatagaaatttactTGAAATGGCACACGCCCTAATGTTTTCCATGCatgtttcaaaatgtttatgaGGGGAATCAATTTTTACCACTACCGAATAGATAAACTATGTAATAAGatcttgaattttaaaacaaatgttaAGACTCTCATCGAATGTCtcaaaaatgtgaaaaattaatttgatcaaaGTAACATTTAGCTATATCAAAAGATATTAGCGGTAAAACTAGCTAAAGTAAACAATCAACAAATAACACAAACGACTTTGGTAATCTAGTTCAACAAATACAACCTACATCTGAGGAGCTTCTTTGCTCAGATAAGAAATTGAGATTCATAAGTTTGTGCTACAATTATCAAATTATCTCCACAacttaaatatacaaattcaaGCTCCCTTGACAGAATTCTTTCTTAAGATATTCTATTGCCTTTGAAAGTTCTTCATGAGTTTCAATTATATCAAATCCTGAGTatgatttctttataaaaatgcATGGACGTATTGGATTACTTTGatattcttctttcaataaatattcaCTTAGGAGATTGTAGCACATTCATCCTAATTGTTTCAATCCATAAAATCATCTAtgtaactttattgaacataGTTCCTaggaacttgatttatatgTTTCAGGTATCTTAAATCATTTTGGgactttcatataaatattattatcaagAGATCCATATAAATATGTTGTGACTACATTCATAAGATGCATGTCTAGATTTTCATACACAGTTAGGTCGATTACAAATCTTAAGGTGGTTGTATTAACCACATAAGAATATGTCTCCTCATAATCAATATCAGGTCTTTGTGAAGAACCGTGTGCAACTAATCTTGCTTTATATCTTGTgatcttattattttcatttttttttctcacaaatACCTATTTATATCCCACAGGTTTGACACTTTTTGGTGTTCGGACTACTGGTCCAAAAACCCAACGTTTGGaaagtgaatttaattatgtctCAATTGCTTCTTTCCACAAAAATCAATCTTTTCTATATCGACGTTCTTTAACAGATTTTGGTTCATAAACcttgttttcatatataatatcaagAGCAAGATTATATGCAAAATTGTTGTCAACAACTGCCTTAGTttgatttcatctttttttcctGTCATGACATAGTTTATTAAGATCTCATTATTATCCTCggttgttttatcttcttcgacatttttgtcaaaagttaatttttgGATTACTTCTAGAACATCCACATCTTTAATCGAGTTATTGACTTGATTCCTTTTTCGAGGATTTTTATCTTTGGAATGAACTGGACTACTATGCTTCTGGCGTGTTCTAGATTTATTAATGACAACATGTTGTATAGGGATATCAATCTTTGATGAGACATTTGCAACTGCTATATATGATTTAGTTACTTTCTTTGCATCTACAAATGCATCTGGTAACtgctttgctatattttgtaaatgaattatttttttaacttcaagTTCACATTGATCTGTATAAGGATCTAAATGAGACAATAATGATACATTtcaagtaatttatttttccaactTCTTAAATCCTCCCCTTAATGTTGGAAATTTTGTCTCATTAAAATGACAATCACAAATAAACACATCACTTGTCAGGGGTTcaagatatttaataattgatgGGGAATCAAAACCAACATATATACTTAGCCTCCTTTGAGGACCCATCTTAATACGTTATGGTGGAGCAATTGGAATATATACTAcatattcaaaaaaattcaaatgaaaaatatttggcTCATGGTCATATGCTAATTGTAACGACGAGTACTTGTGATAAGTTTTTGGGCCTAATACGCATAAGTGACGCAACATGCAAAATAACATGTCCCCATACAAAATACAGATGTATGGAGTTTAGATCTCATAAGCAAGGGTCTAGTAACTATTGCAAACgttttataaatgattatgTTAGACTATTTTGTGTATGAACATGAGTTGTTCAACACTTATCCCAATAGACATACAATAACTACCAAATGTTCGGGATGTAAATTCACCAACATTATCAAGTCCAATATTCTTAATtgtataattagaaaattatgctcttaacttaattatttgagcAAGTAATTTTGCAAATGCAAGATTTCGACTTGATAATAAGCAAACATGCAACCATCTGCTTAATGCGTCTATTAAGACCATAAAATACTTCAATAGTCCACTTGGTGGGTTAATTGGTCCACAAGTATCACCATGAATtcgttcaaaaaatgtaggtGATTCGATTCCACTTTAGCGGGTGATggtctaatttttttttttttttaagcaaGTATCACATGATAATTCATTAGATCGAAGAATCTTATGGTTCTTTGATAGATGTTCATgtgaatttttaataattattctcATCATTATGGATCTTGGATGACCCGATGGATTATGTCAAATTGCAAATATGTCTAGATTCATGAACTTCAGGTTCATTGTTGCATATGTTTCAATTACTCTTATACgagtataatataatctaGAGACAAAGCATGCAACTTTTctaatatacatttttcattgGAGACcatagatataatataaagatattttattttattctttctatcAGTCTCAATATGATAATCGTTATAACGTATATCTACAAGACTCAATAGATTTCTCTTTGATTGATTAAAGAACGATGCATTATtaattgtgaattttgttcttttaggcaaaataatatttgcttTTCCAAACCCTTCAATCAGGTTTGCAAAATCTAATATTGTATTGACTTTTGCTTCCAGCATTGTCAGtctagaaaaatatttttagttgtaAGTATTGTATGTGTAGTTCCACTGTCTGCATTTCTGAATCACCTAACGATTGAAAATGattcatatttcttcatttaaaagaaaataattacaataagtagaatatacttgtatattaattaaaataaaatacggagaaagataacaaaacaataatattattctagatattttcaaagtaaaaaaaaaaaaaaaacatttgttgTTTCACCAATTGTATCGATTTTCTCTTTAGGAGTTTCAAATAAATCTGTCACATCGAATATATCATTATCTTGAAAGGCACAATTGGcttctacatttttttccttttttcttccctaGGGAAGCTTGATATATGTCAACTAAGTGTTTCAATGTATGACAAACACGTGACCACTGTCCAGTCATTCCACACCGATAGCATATTTTTTcatcactttttttaatttttgtggaGCTTTTCCTTTATGATCATCGTTGTTGTggttcttttgaaatttagattatAAGAACGACCATCatggaaataataattttttcttcctcttccatgGTCTCTTCTTCAACCATGACCACAACCACGACCTCGTCcacaattaaaattcacaacaTTTGCTTTAGGGAATGGTGTTGTTCCAGTTGGTCATGATTCGTgatttttcatcaacaactcGTTATTTTGTCCGACAACAAGAAGACATGAAATGAGTTtagaatattttgtaaaacttTTCTCTCGATAATGTTGCACGAGCCTATTCGAGAtatgaaaagtagaaaatatcTTTTCCAACATATccatatcaataattttctctccacataacaacaattttgaaCCAAGCCTGAATAATTCAGAATTGTAATTactttttgatttaaaatcgTGTAGTCTCAAATGTATACAATCATAACGAACTTGAGAAAgataactaattttaaatgagcatacctttctttcaatttattatacatTGTATAAGGATCTTTTACTGATAAATATTCTGACTTTAAATCCTCATGAATATGATGAGGAAGGAAAATCATGGTTTTCGCTTTCGCTTGACTGATCATTGCATTTCcttctttaattatatttctgAGATTAATGGTGTCTAGATGCAATGCAGCATCAAGACCCACAACAAATAATTGCTACCGTTATTGTGAAGAGTCgtaaattctaattttgtaAGATCTTTCATGGTAATgctttcataaaatattataattatattagaaatttaatatatattaaatatgaaaaataatatttattataacaaGTAGGAAAAAAACCGACATACTGTTAGGACCTCCATTTGACAGAGGAAGCAGTCGGAGCTTCGTGTTGATAACTTGTTGTGAAAACGGAGCACATTTGGAATACGGAATTTCggaagaaatataatatataaataaataaataaattaaaaaatatgaaaaggaaaacaaaaacaaaaacctatAAAGTCCATAAAAAATGCAGAATCCAACGATTTCCCGCCATGTTAACCGTAGCGCCAAGAACCCTATCTCCTTCACCGTTTCTTCACATCCCACAAACAAACTCCCATTTCCTCACCTCTTCATCCATTCATCTCTTCCAATTTTCACACTCCAACAAAATACCCCTCAACAATTGTCTCTCAAACAATCGCACCGAAAGGGGCTTAGATTTCGACATCGGAGACACCTTCTTCCGTCATGAAAGCGCCACCGGACGCGACTTGGGCGTCCTCGCCGCCGCGCTTTACCGGAAATCCAAGGGCCGTCTTCGGGTTCTCGACGCATTGTGCGGTTGTGGGATCCGATCGCTTCGGTACTTGGTCGAGTCCGAGGCTGATTTTGTGTTGGCGAATGACGCTAATGATGAAAATCGGAGGGTTATTGTGAAGAATCTATCTAGAGTTGCGGAAAATATTGGGGACAATCGGCGGTGGTTGGTTACTAATTGTGATGCGAACAGGGTAATGACGGAGTTTTACTTGAAGAAGgatttctttgattttattgATGTTGATTCCTTTGGAAGTGATTCGTCGTTTCTGAGACCCGCTATAAATGCTTTGAAATTGGATGGATTGCTCTATGTTACGTCGACGGATGGCTTCTCTTCCGGCGGACATCGGCCTTCTCAGTGAGTGCAGAATCTTACTCTTTTAGTTATTTGCTTTAACTGGTTCATTAAAATCTTGATATGAAATATCTTAtcattgtaatattttgtatctaTGCATAGAGGTGCTGAGGGATTGataatgtttataattaaatttaacaataaCTCAATAGTTTAAGCTCTTGGGTCTTTGAGTGATTAGATATGGTATAGAGTTGATGTGTTTAAACTCTGTAATGTACTAATGTCATCTCCTTCCCActtaatattgtttttcacttttgttgggaattttatataaattttcaagaGATAACTGTGGTGGAGTgctattgttataattaaatttatcacaaattatcagcttaaactttttgggtcaattatttaataaaaaagattagatatagttattttagttttgatttttagtaGTTGAATTTGGTGTTAGCTCTCAATTAATAGTGTTAGTTACTTGGTGAGTCTTTGTTTCTAGGACTAAGCAATTAGACTTGGAACTGACGGATTggttaaacaaaaactttaaactgACTTTTCAGCggaatgttttaaaaaactgaaCTGAACTGAACTAGCTAAATTGACAAAACCAGCTTAAATTGAATAAGGGTTgctaaaaataacaaactttcTCCAAATCATTCTGATCGTTTCTGGTTTTGACTTGCATCCTTACTTGTACCAAGTTTTAAGCCTAAAAGTGAAATGGTTGCTAAGTATATGAATATAGGTGGATAATTATATGAAGATGTGGtaattaaaattcttttttctcctttttcttgtttctctctttttctttccatttctctctAGATCTTTAGCTGCATACGGAGCATATGTGCGTCCCATGccattttcaaatgaaattggTCTGCGGATGCTTATAGGTGGGGTTGCACGTGAAGCTTCTGTACTGGGTTTCTATGCTACTCCACTCTTTTCGTATTATTCGTACCATGGACCTGTTTTCAGAGTCATGCTACGAATCAATCGAGGGAGGATTCATAAAAACAGGTGATAGTTGATGGGTTTAGCGTTGTCTGCTAGTGTTGGATGTATCTAGTATGATCATTGATGGTGATTGATCGAAGCTCTCACTATTCAATATCAGGCATTATGGTTTTGTTAGCTATTGCGAAAAATGTGGAAATTCACAAGCTTTTTCATGGAGTGAGCTTGGACAGATGAGCTGTCCTTGCAATGATTCAAGGGTAAGATAACGACTACTATGATTTTGCTTGAAATGATTAATGAATATGCTTGGATTTGGTGGTTTCTTATTCGTTTAGGTTCTTGATTTCTAGTGTAATTACTTGCAACATTCAATCTTACAAGTTCGGAGATACATTAAGTTTTTTGACTTGTTAGGTTTCTGAGTCACTTGTGGTCTCGGGACCTCTTTGGATTGGACCTCTACACAGTGCAGACTACATCGAAGACATATTAACCTTGGCCAAGCAATGGGAATGGATAGGCAATGGCCAGGGGAAGGATCTTGAGAAACTTCTGAGGCAGATGGTGGATGAGAGCGACTCCAAACTACCAGTAGGGTACATCAAAATGGACGAGGTGGccaattttatttgttcttctcgtgatttaatattttatcttgTTTTGATCCAATAATGCAAGAAGTGATCTATCAAAGCCCCCCTTCTCTATGCTTAGGTGGCAAGTCGGGCAAAAGTGAATTCACCTCCCCTCAGTACCATGATGAGCGAGATGATCAAGGTGAGAATACTGGTACTTAAGATGTGATAAATTGTGTGATGAATGTTATTCCACACGGCTTAACTGGTTTTGTTGTCGTGATATTCTCTTGAATgcttgaaaataaagaaatattgtTGTATACATGAGACACAAgacaaaaaaacaatgatgGGTTATTCTCTATGAGTAGGACATAGCCATGGCGTGGATGTGCTTTgctaaaatttatatgtttttgagCTATATCGtttttatacaatttgaagTCTGTAAGCTTTGTGTGTATAatctatttgaaaaaataagtttggatagttttgtttcaatatttattattattattttaacaaatttttgaCACGTGTCTAACAAGTGCAAAAACTTATACTCAATTTGTTTAACTACTGTCCAGCACATGTCTATTTGTCTTGTGGGTACAAGTATATCACACTTGTTCATCATGTTTTGGAAGTGTCCAATACGCGTTGAACATGGACGATTTGTCCAAACTAGCATGTTTTTTTGCTTGGATCGTAGATgggtgaaaagaaaaactgttctctcttttctctctctttctgaGGGTTTTGGTTGTTGGCAGGCTGGATATGCTGCTAGTAGGTCTCATATTGCCTCAAACGCAATCAAGACTAACTGTCCTATGGCAGAGTGCATCAGAATTGCTCAACTGCAGCGAAATTGTCTTGGTGCGCATCAAGTCACATGAATGTTTTAGCGATAGTTTGTGGTCATGGAAACTAAACCCTTCATACGCAGACAAGAACGAAATGAAACCAATGTAAGCATCCATCTATCTCTCTTTAGTTATCTCATTTCGAAAATTGATGAAGATAATTGTGGGTCAAAAGAACCATGTCCTTGCCCAAAGCTCTCAAGAAATTTCGAACAACTTTAACTTTCTGTTGCATTCTGTCAAGATAGACAAGAAATGAGCACACACAAACACAAGACAGAGTCACAGAGACACCATGCCATGTCATTTAAAGTAAAGTGTTGTGTTGATGCTTTGTAGAAGTagataaaactaaaatgtttatatcAAATTCATGCATATTAAGTGTAAATTAGTTTATATGAGCCAGGATGAGATCACTGAAGCAGTTGAACTCACGAAAGCTGTGCGGAGCTCAAGCACGGGACTTGATAAAGAAGCTGCCGCCCAGACTTGTTAGCCACAATTCTTTATCTTTACTTCTTATAGAGCCATGATGTGATGTGATGTGATTTGATATGATGTTCTCATCTTAGGCGCCAAAATGAAATATCAAGCT encodes:
- the LOC101218946 gene encoding tRNA (guanine(26)-N(2))-dimethyltransferase, with translation MLTVAPRTLSPSPFLHIPQTNSHFLTSSSIHLFQFSHSNKIPLNNCLSNNRTERGLDFDIGDTFFRHESATGRDLGVLAAALYRKSKGRLRVLDALCGCGIRSLRYLVESEADFVLANDANDENRRVIVKNLSRVAENIGDNRRWLVTNCDANRVMTEFYLKKDFFDFIDVDSFGSDSSFLRPAINALKLDGLLYVTSTDGFSSGGHRPSQSLAAYGAYVRPMPFSNEIGLRMLIGGVAREASVLGFYATPLFSYYSYHGPVFRVMLRINRGRIHKNRHYGFVSYCEKCGNSQAFSWSELGQMSCPCNDSRVSESLVVSGPLWIGPLHSADYIEDILTLAKQWEWIGNGQGKDLEKLLRQMVDESDSKLPVGYIKMDEVASRAKVNSPPLSTMMSEMIKAGYAASRSHIASNAIKTNCPMAECIRIAQLQRNCLGAHQVT